A single Zonotrichia albicollis isolate bZonAlb1 chromosome 28, bZonAlb1.hap1, whole genome shotgun sequence DNA region contains:
- the NFYA gene encoding nuclear transcription factor Y subunit alpha isoform X8, protein MEQYTANSSSSTEQIVVQAGQIQQQQQGGVTAVQLQTEAQVASASGQQVQTLQVVQGQPLMVQVSGGQLITSTGQPIMVQAVPGGQGQTIMQVPVSGTQGLQQTQQQIAVQGQQVAQAAEGQTIVYQPVNADGTILQQVTVPVTGMITIPAASLAGAQIVQTGANTNTTSSGQGTVTVTLPVAGNVVNSGGMVMMVPGAGSVPAIQRIPLPGAEMLEEEPLYVNAKQYHRILKRRQARAKLEAEGKIPKERRKYLHESRHRHAMARKRGEGGRFFSPKEKDSPHMQDPSQSNEEAMTQMIRVS, encoded by the exons ATGGAGCAGTACACagccaacagcagcagctccacggAGCAGATCGTGGTGCAGGCAGGGCAGATCCAGCAGCAG cagcagggaggtgtCACAGCTGTCCAGCTGCAGACTGAGGCCCAGGTGGCATCGGCCTCAGGCCAGCAAGTCCAGACCCTCCAGGTA GTGCAGGGGCAGCCTCTGATGGTGCAGGTGAGCGGGGGGCAGCTCATCACCTCCACGGGCCAGCCCATCATGGTGCAGGCCGTGCCCGGGGGCCAGGGCCAGACCATCATGCAGGTGCCCGTGTCTGGCACTCAGGGCCTGCAGCAG ACCCAGCAGCAGATTGCAGTGCAAGGCCAGCAGGTTGCCCAGGCTGCTGAGGGCCAGACCATCGTGTACCAGCCTGTGAATGCTGATGGCACCATCCTGCAGCAAG TTACAGTCCCTGTTACAGGCATGATCACCATTcctgcagccagcctggctggggcccAGATTGTGCAGACAGGAGCCAACACCAACACCACCAGCAGTGGCCAGGGgacggtgacagtgacactgccaGTGGCTGGCAACGTGGTCAATTCAGGGGGAATGGTCATG ATGGTGCCTGGGGCTGGCTCAGTCCCTGCCATCCAGAGGATCCCCCTGCCTGGAGCAGAGATGCTGGAAGAGGAGCCCCTGTACGTCAATGCCAAGCAGTACCACCGCAtcctgaagaggaggcaggCACGGGCCAAGctggaagcagagggaaaaatccccaaagagaGAAGG aaaTACCTGCACGAGTCGCGGCACCGGCACGCCATGGCCAGGAAACGCGGAGAGGGCGGGCGCTTCTTCTCCCCCAAGGAAAAGGACAGCCCTCACATGCAG GATCCATCTCAAAGCAACGAAGAAGCAATGACACAGATGATCAGGGTCTCCTAA